From a region of the Asterias amurensis chromosome 2, ASM3211899v1 genome:
- the LOC139954482 gene encoding F-box/LRR-repeat protein 14-like, translating to MRWPCVAATYMDCCCTPWCMYTLYTCTCFPQPKKDWCSHQSKARKRRCITPKGQQDDMSGEAHISCLFPEILALIFSYLDVKDKGRAAKVCRAWRDASYHRSVWRGVEAKLHIRRTNPSLFPSLVTRGIRRVQILSLRRSLSHVLQGMPNIQSLNLSGCYNLTDFGLSNAFVHEIPTLTVLNLSLCKQITDTGLCRIAQYLKNLEALDLAGCCNINNPGLLVIARGLPKLKSLNLRSCRHVSDAGIGYLAGMSDEPVKGVCNLEDLVLQDCQKITDSALSNVAQGLLRLRSLNLSFCCGVTDSGMVNLSRMPSLRELNLRSCDNISDIGIAHLAECGGHFTTLDVSFCDKIGDAALTHISQGMYNLTNVSLSSCHVTDDGLDRLVRNLHGLTTLNIGQCVKVTDRGLKLIGDHLHKLKCIDLYGCTKITTVGLERIMQLPCLSVLNLGLWHKR from the coding sequence ATGCGGTGGCCATGCGTTGCAGCAACGTATATGGACTGTTGCTGTACTCCATGGTGCATGTACacgttgtatacatgtacatgctttcCACAGCCGAAAAAAGACTGGTGTTCTCATCAGAGTAAAGCAAGAAAACGACGATGTATCACCCCTAAAGGACAGCAGGACGACATGTCAGGCGAGGCACACATTTCTTGCCTCTTTCCCGAAATTCTGGCGCTGATTTTTAGCTACCTAGACGTGAAAGACAAGGGCCGTGCTGCCAAAGTGTGTCGGGCATGGAGAGACGCTTCATATCATCGGTCAGTGTGGCGGGGAGTCGAGGCCAAACTCCATATCCGCCGTACCAACCCGTCTTTGTTCCCCAGTCTGGTGACCAGGGGAATCCGACGAGTTCAAATTCTCAGTCTTCGAAGGAGCCTCAGTCATGTCTTACAAGGTATGCCGAACATACAGAGTTTAAATCTCAGTGGTTGTTACAATCTCACCGACTTTGGCCTGTCGAATGCATTCGTACATGAAATACCCACACTGACAGTACTCAACCTTAGCCTTTGCAAGCAGATAACGGACACGGGTCTATGTAGAATTGCGCAGTACCTTAAAAACTTGGAAGCCTTAGATCTGGCCGGCTGTTGTAACATCAACAACCCAGGTTTGCTTGTGATTGCAAGGGGATTGCCGAAACTCAAGAGTTTGAACCTGAGGAGTTGCCGGCATGTATCGGACGCAGGGATTGGTTATCTAGCCGGCATGAGTGACGAGCCGGTTAAAGGGGTTTGTAACCTCGAAGATTTGGTGCTACAGGACTGCCAGAAGATCACTGACAGTGCCTTGAGTAATGTTGCCCAAGGCTTACTCCGACTCAGGAGTTTGAATTTGAGCTTCTGCTGTGGAGTGACGGACTCGGGAATGGTCAACCTGTCCCGGATGCCGAGCCTACGGGAATTGAACCTAAGGAGTTGCGACAACATCAGTGACATTGGGATCGCCCACCTGGCCGAATGTGGCGGTCATTTCACCACACTGGACGTGAGTTTTTGCGACAAGATCGGCGACGCCGCGCTCACACACATATCTCAGGGAATGTACAATTTGACTAATGTGAGCCTTAGCTCTTGCCATGTGACCGACGATGGTCTGGATCGACTGGTGAGGAATCTTCACGGATTGACCACGCTCAACATTGGCCAGTGTGTCAAAGTCACGGACAGGGGACTCAAGCTCATCGGCGATCACTTGCACAAACTCAAATGCATCGATCTGTATGGGTGTACTAAGATAACGACTGTGGGACTGGAGAGAATTATGCAGCTACCCTGCTTGTCGGTTCTCAACTTGGGCCTCTGGCATAAAAGGTAG